TCTGATCAATCTGCGAAGTGCCGGACAAGACCGTACCGTCGACGGAGACCCGCTCACCGGGGCGCACCAGAACTTTATCGCCCGGTTCCACCTTGGAAAGTGGCACTTCGCGCAAGGAGCCATCGACGAACAACTTCATGGCCGTTTCGGCTTTGAGCGCGGTGAGATTTTCGGCAAAGGATCGTGTCTTGAGCCGCATCATCTGGTCCAGCCAACGCCCGACCAGCAGGAAGAACAGCAGCATCAATGCGCTCTCGAAATAGGCCTCAGCCTGATGTTGCATGGTTTGCAACACGGACAGGAACAGGGCCAGTATCACGCCAATGGAAATGGGCACATCCATATTCAGATGCCCCTTGCGCAGCACGCGCCACGCGGACTTGAAGAAAGGCTGTCCGGCATAGGCTGCGGCGGGAAGCGTGATCACCGCCGAGAGCCAATGGAAAAAGTCGCGTGTCTCTGGCGTGATATCAGAGACATTACCCGACCAAACAGAGATAGAGAGCAGCATCACATTCATGGATGCAAAGCCGGCAACGGCCAAAGCGCGCAAGAGGCGCTGGCTTTCGCGTTTTTCCTCTGTCTTGACGCGGCCCGGATCGAACGGGTGGGCACCATAGCCCAAATCACCAAGGCGCTTGAGCAATTGCTCTGGGTCGGTCTCGCCGGGTTTCCAGGTTACCGCCAGACGGTGAGAGGAAAGATTGACGCGCGCATTGCACACCCCATCGAGATCCATCAGACCTTTTTCAATCCGCGTCATGCAGGCCGGGCAATAGATACCCTCCACCGCTAGCGCCAGCTTTTCGGTGCCATCGGGCAGACTTTCGGAAAATGCGGACCAATCGCGTTCAATGGTCTGATGTACAGTCATGAAAAGGCCCCGGTAACGGTGCAAGCGACATGCGGCATGCGGATTATTTCAAGGCAATGATTTCGTGGGTTTGGAACAAAGACTGGCCCTGCTGCAACGCCTCGAATTCTACCCTCCAACGGCCCGGATCAAGGCTGCCGATTTCAGCCTGATAAACACCATCCCCTGATGGCGCGAGCGTCAGCGCATGGTCGAAATCTTCCGTCACGGGCCGCCCCACCGTTGCGTTTATGGTGAGGTCTGTGAGGGGGGTGCCATCCTTGTCCTTGGCAGTAATGACCAGAAATACCTTTTGCTGGCTGCGCTTTAATGCCATTTCCATGTGCCAATTGCGCTGTTTCTGCTCTTCTGCTTCAGCCAGCGTCTTGTTGTAATTCTGGCTTGCCTGATAAGGGCTTTCTTCCACGACGCCGGGCCATGAGGTACGGGCATAATAAACGAAAAAGCCATTGGCGATAAACATGACGCCAAAGAAGCCAAACAGCCATAAAAGCATATGCTTTCCGGTGAATTTCTTCTCTGTCTTGTCGGTCGTAACTGCCATTTATCCTGCCTTCTAATCCCTCTGACTTCGGGTTTGTCCGTCATCTATTATGCGCGCATCGTGCCAGAAATAAAGAGAGGCTTTAGCGCAAGAGCCAAAGCCTCTCCTTGCTCAATTGTCAGCCCCTTTATGGTGCCTTGAAATAGTCGGATACCAGCTGAGCTTCTCCTGTTTCGGTATCCCGAACGTTGAAGCCGATCGACTGGGATTTATCCAGTTTCGCTTTTGGTGGTGCAAAAACCTGAACGCGCAGCTCTTTGGTGATGTCCTGATCAATCGGAATAACCATGGAGCGCGGGTTATCGCTTTCAATGCCCACAGCCTTCATGGAGAAGCCTTCCGGCACACCGACCAGTGACATTTCAAAATCGCGGTGTGTGCTCGCCTTATTGATCAGGCGGATCGTGTAGCCGTTTCGGATAGACCCGTCAGACAGCTTGACGAACAGCGGATTGCGATCATGCAAGACGTTGAGGTCGACCAGCTGGCGATTGGCAAGCGTGTAGAGCATCAGGCCGCTGACCAGCGAGATCATTGCGATATAGATGATCGTGCGCGGGCGAATGAAGCGGTAGATACTGTCCTTGCCTTCCAGATGACGCTGGATGTTGATGTCGGTGTCATAATCGACCAGCCCTCTGGGCTTGCCGATCTTTTCCATGACGCTGTCGCAGGCATCGATACAGAGGCCACACTGGATGCAGGCGAGCTGAGCCCCGTCGCGAATGTCTATGCCCGTCGGGCACACGGCAACACATTGGCCACAGTCCACGCAATCACCGGCAGGCAAGCCTTCAGCGGCGCGCGCCTTCATTTTCTTGAGCGAGCCGCGCGGTTCGCCACGATCCTTGCGATAGGTCACATTGAGCGCCCATTCGTCGGTCAGGGCAGCCTGAATGCGGGGCCACGGGCACATATAGACGCAAACCTGTTCGCGCATATGGCCAGCCATGATGTAGGTCGTTGCAGTCAAAATCCCGATCCAGACATAGGCCACCATGGGAGCCTGCCCAAAGGCCAGTTCCTTGACCAGTGTTGGCGCATCGGCAAAGTAAAGCACCCATGCGCCTCCAGTCCACCAGGCTATCATGAGCCAGATAACATGTTTGGAGATCAGCTTGCCAAAACGTTTGGCGCTCATCGGCTGGCGGTCAGCCTTCATGCGCTCACGACGATCCCCTTCAATCCAGCGCTCAACCAGCATGAAGAGATCGGTCCAAACCGTCTGGAAGCACATGTAGCCGCACCAGACGCGCCCGGCCAAAGCGTTCATCAGAAACAGCGCCAAGGCCGCGAGGATCAGCAGGCCGGTCAGGTAATAGACCTCCTGCGGCCAGATCTCGATAAAGAAGAAGTAGAAACGGCGTGCCGGAAAGTCGATCAAGACCGCCTGGTCCGGAGCATTTGGTCCGCGGTCCCAGCGAACAAAGGGCAGAAAATAATAGAGACCGAGGGCAAAAATCATAAAAGCCCATTTAAAGTTCCGGAACCGGCCCTTGACGCTTTGCGGATATACCTTCTTTGCCTTGGCATAGAGCTGCAAATCGCCTGGGTTGTTGTCCGAGCTGGTCTCTGGGGCATCAACCGTCATCTATTGTCTCCTCGAAATG
This window of the uncultured Cohaesibacter sp. genome carries:
- a CDS encoding FixH family protein, with translation MAVTTDKTEKKFTGKHMLLWLFGFFGVMFIANGFFVYYARTSWPGVVEESPYQASQNYNKTLAEAEEQKQRNWHMEMALKRSQQKVFLVITAKDKDGTPLTDLTINATVGRPVTEDFDHALTLAPSGDGVYQAEIGSLDPGRWRVEFEALQQGQSLFQTHEIIALK
- the ccoG gene encoding cytochrome c oxidase accessory protein CcoG, whose amino-acid sequence is MTVDAPETSSDNNPGDLQLYAKAKKVYPQSVKGRFRNFKWAFMIFALGLYYFLPFVRWDRGPNAPDQAVLIDFPARRFYFFFIEIWPQEVYYLTGLLILAALALFLMNALAGRVWCGYMCFQTVWTDLFMLVERWIEGDRRERMKADRQPMSAKRFGKLISKHVIWLMIAWWTGGAWVLYFADAPTLVKELAFGQAPMVAYVWIGILTATTYIMAGHMREQVCVYMCPWPRIQAALTDEWALNVTYRKDRGEPRGSLKKMKARAAEGLPAGDCVDCGQCVAVCPTGIDIRDGAQLACIQCGLCIDACDSVMEKIGKPRGLVDYDTDINIQRHLEGKDSIYRFIRPRTIIYIAMISLVSGLMLYTLANRQLVDLNVLHDRNPLFVKLSDGSIRNGYTIRLINKASTHRDFEMSLVGVPEGFSMKAVGIESDNPRSMVIPIDQDITKELRVQVFAPPKAKLDKSQSIGFNVRDTETGEAQLVSDYFKAP